A genomic window from Cricetulus griseus strain 17A/GY chromosome 4, alternate assembly CriGri-PICRH-1.0, whole genome shotgun sequence includes:
- the Camsap3 gene encoding calmodulin-regulated spectrin-associated protein 3 isoform X8: MVEAAPAGSGPLRRTFLVPEIKSLDQYDFSRAKAAASLTWVLRAAFGGAEHVPPELWEPFYTDQYAQEHVKPPVTRLLLSAELYCRAWHQALPQLEPPPSPSALLALLARRGTVPSLPEHPVREADLRHQPILMGAHLAVIDALMVAFSFEWTKTLPGPLALSSLEHKLLFWVDTTVRRLQEKTEQDAAQRASPAAPLDGAAPAQPSCPTRWYWKLVPIRYRKDRAIARRAPCFPNVTTLQDLASGAALAATIHCYCPQLLRLEEVCLKDPMSVADSLYNLQLVQDFCASHLPRGCPLSLEDLLYVPPPLKVNLVVLLAEMYMCFEVLKPDFVQAKDLPDGHAVSPRGTETLSSQNNSGSSSPVFNFRHPLLSPGGPQSPLRGSTGSLKSSPSMSHMEALGKAWNRQLSQVPVQTRSSILLSEGTPPEEPTTKPALIEISLASLGEPTADEEGDGSPAGAEDSLEEEASSEGEPRSGLGFFYKDEDKPEDEMAQKRASLLERQQRRAEEARRRKQWQEAEKEQKREEAARLAQEEVPATPIASTVPVATLAPSTRAAAPAEEEVGPRRGDFTRLEYERRAQLKLMDDLDKVLRPRASGTGGPGRGGRRATRPRSGCCDDSALARSPARGLLGSRLSKIYSQSTLSLSTVANEASNNLGVKRPTSRAPSPSGLMSPSRLPGSRERDWENGSNASSPASVPEYTGPRLYKEPSAKSNKFIIHNALSHCCLAGKVNEPQKNRILEEIEKSKANHFLILFRDSSCQFRALYTLSGETEELSRLAGYGPRTVTPAMVEGIYKYNSDRKRFTQIPAKTMSMSVDAFTIQGHLWQSKKPTTPKKGGGTPK, translated from the exons ATGGTGGAAGCGGCGCCCGCGGGGTCCGGGCCACTGCGGAGGACTTTCCTGGTCCCCGAGATCAAGTCATTGGACCAGTACGATTTCTCTCGGGCCAAGGCGGCGGCGAGCCTGACGTGGGTGCTGCGGGCCGCATTCGGGGGAGCAG AGCATGTGCCCCCGGAGCTGTGGGAACCGTTCTACACGGACCAGTATGCACAGGAGCACGTGAAGCCCCCGGTGACTCGTCTGCTGCTCTCTGCGGAGCTCTACTGCCGGGCCTGGCACCAGGCACTGCCACAGCTCGAGCCACCCCCCAGCCCCTCTGCGCTGCTGGCCTTGCTGGCAAGGAGGGGCACTGTGCCCTCCCTGCCTGAACACCCAGTGCGCGAGGCTGATCTCAGACATCAGCCAATACTCATG GGAGCCCACCTAGCTGTCATCGATGCCCTCATGGTTGCCTTCTCCTTTGAGTGGACAAAGACACTGCCTGGTCCCTTGGCTCTGAGCAGCTTGGAGCACAAACTCCTTTTCTGGGTAGACACA ACCGTCCGGCGGCTGCAGGAAAAGACAGAGCAAGACGCAGCCCAGCGCGCATCTCCTGCAGCTCCTTTGGATGGGGCTGCTCCTGCCCAGCCCTCG TGTCCCACACGCTGGTACTGGAAGCTGGTTCCT ATTCGATACCGAAAGGACCGTGCCATTGCCCGGCGGGCCCCCTGCTTTCCAAATGTGACCACCCTTCAGGACCTGGCCAGTGGGGCAGCACTGGCTGCCACCATCCACTGCTATTGTCCCCAACTGTTGAGGCTTGAGG AGGTGTGCCTCAAGGACCCCATGTCTGTGGCAGACAGCCTGTACAACCTCCAGCTGGTGCAAGACTTCTGTGCCTCCCATCTTCCTCGCGGCTGCCCCCTGTCGCTTGAGGACTTGTTGTATGTTCCACCACCCCTCAAG GTCAATCTGGTGGTGCTGTTAGCTGAGATGTATATGTGCTTTGAGGTTCTGAAGCCTGATTTTGTGCAGGCCAAAGACTTGCCTGATGGACATG CTGTCTCCCCCCGAGGTACTGAGACTTTATCATCTCAGAACAACAGTGGTAGCAG TTCTCCTGTGTTCAACTTCCGTCACCCGCTACTGTCACCTGGTGGCCCACAGTCCCCACTCCGAGGATCCACAG GCTCCCTGAAGTCATCTCCATCCATGTCTCACATGGAGGCTCTTGGCAAGGCCTGGAACCGCCAGCTGAG CCAGGTGCCTGTACAGACTCGCTCTTCTATCCTCCTGTCGGAGGGGACACCTCCTGAGGAGCCTACCACCAAGCCTGCCCTCATTGAGATCTCCCTAGCCAGCCTGGGAGAGCCTACTGCTGatgaggagggagatgggagcCCCGCTGGGGCTGAGGATTCCTTAGAAGAAGAGGCATCTTCTGAGGGAGAGCCCCGGTCTGGGCTTGGATTCTTTTATAAG GACGAAGACAAGCCTGAGGATGAGATGGCTCAAAAGCGAGCTAGCCTGCTTGAGCGACAGCAGAGGCGTGCAGAGGAGGCCCGGCGGCGCAAACAGTGGCAGGAGGCCGAGAAGGAACAGAAACGAGAGGAGGCGGCTAG GCTGGCTCAGGAGGAGGTCCCTGCCACCCCCATAGCCTCTACTGTCCCAGTGGCTACCCTGGCTCCTTCTACCAGAGCGGCAGCCCCAGCTGAGGAAGAGGTGGGCCCCCGGCGAGGGGACTTCACGAGGCTTGAGTATGAGCGCCGGGCACAACTGAAGCTGATGGATGACCTTGATAAGGTGCTACGGCCCCGGGCCTCAGGGACCGGGGGACCAGGGCGGGGCGGGCGCAGGGCGACCCGGCCACGCTCTGGTTGCTGTGATGACTCGGCCCTGGCACGAAGCCCAGCCCGCGGCCTGCTGG GCTCACGGCTCAGCAAGATCTATTCCCAATCCACTCTGTCCCTGTctactgtggccaatgaggcttCCAATAACCTTGGTGTGAAGAGGCCCACATCTCG AGCCCCTTCTCCATCAGGCCTAATGTCTCCAAGCCGCCTGCCTGGTAGTCGAGAGCGTGACTGGGAGAATGGAAGCAACGCTTCCTCCCCAGCGTCAGTGCCTGAGTACACAG GTCCCCGGCTGTACAAAGAGCCCAGCGCCAAGTCTAACAAGTTTATCATCCACAATGCCTTGTCACACTGCTGCCTGGCAGGCAAGGTGAACGAGCCCCAGAAGAACCGCATTCTGGAG GAAATTGAGAAGAGCAAGGCCAACCACTTCCTGATCCTCTTCCGGGACTCAAGCTGCCAGTTTCGGGCACTCTACACTCTgtctggggagacagaggagcTGTCGAGGCTGGCAGGCTATGGGCCTCGTACTGTCACTCCAGCCATGGTGGAAGGCATCTATAAGTATAACTCAGATCGCAAACGCTTCACCCAGATCCCTGCCAAGACCATGTCTATGAGTGTGGATGCCTTCACTATCCAGGGACACCTTTGGCAAAGCAAGAAGCCCACCACGCCCAAGAAGGGTGGCGGCACCCCCAAATAG
- the Camsap3 gene encoding calmodulin-regulated spectrin-associated protein 3 isoform X7, which translates to MVEAAPAGSGPLRRTFLVPEIKSLDQYDFSRAKAAASLTWVLRAAFGGAEHVPPELWEPFYTDQYAQEHVKPPVTRLLLSAELYCRAWHQALPQLEPPPSPSALLALLARRGTVPSLPEHPVREADLRHQPILMGAHLAVIDALMVAFSFEWTKTLPGPLALSSLEHKLLFWVDTTVRRLQEKTEQDAAQRASPAAPLDGAAPAQPSHAIAFCLKESGNKPPMIRYRKDRAIARRAPCFPNVTTLQDLASGAALAATIHCYCPQLLRLEEVCLKDPMSVADSLYNLQLVQDFCASHLPRGCPLSLEDLLYVPPPLKVNLVVLLAEMYMCFEVLKPDFVQAKDLPDGHAVSPRGTETLSSQNNSGSSSPVFNFRHPLLSPGGPQSPLRGSTGSLKSSPSMSHMEALGKAWNRQLSQVPVQTRSSILLSEGTPPEEPTTKPALIEISLASLGEPTADEEGDGSPAGAEDSLEEEASSEGEPRSGLGFFYKDEDKPEDEMAQKRASLLERQQRRAEEARRRKQWQEAEKEQKREEAARLAQEEVPATPIASTVPVATLAPSTRAAAPAEEEVGPRRGDFTRLEYERRAQLKLMDDLDKVLRPRASGTGGPGRGGRRATRPRSGCCDDSALARSPARGLLGSRLSKIYSQSTLSLSTVANEASNNLGVKRPTSRAPSPSGLMSPSRLPGSRERDWENGSNASSPASVPEYTGPRLYKEPSAKSNKFIIHNALSHCCLAGKVNEPQKNRILEEIEKSKANHFLILFRDSSCQFRALYTLSGETEELSRLAGYGPRTVTPAMVEGIYKYNSDRKRFTQIPAKTMSMSVDAFTIQGHLWQSKKPTTPKKGGGTPK; encoded by the exons ATGGTGGAAGCGGCGCCCGCGGGGTCCGGGCCACTGCGGAGGACTTTCCTGGTCCCCGAGATCAAGTCATTGGACCAGTACGATTTCTCTCGGGCCAAGGCGGCGGCGAGCCTGACGTGGGTGCTGCGGGCCGCATTCGGGGGAGCAG AGCATGTGCCCCCGGAGCTGTGGGAACCGTTCTACACGGACCAGTATGCACAGGAGCACGTGAAGCCCCCGGTGACTCGTCTGCTGCTCTCTGCGGAGCTCTACTGCCGGGCCTGGCACCAGGCACTGCCACAGCTCGAGCCACCCCCCAGCCCCTCTGCGCTGCTGGCCTTGCTGGCAAGGAGGGGCACTGTGCCCTCCCTGCCTGAACACCCAGTGCGCGAGGCTGATCTCAGACATCAGCCAATACTCATG GGAGCCCACCTAGCTGTCATCGATGCCCTCATGGTTGCCTTCTCCTTTGAGTGGACAAAGACACTGCCTGGTCCCTTGGCTCTGAGCAGCTTGGAGCACAAACTCCTTTTCTGGGTAGACACA ACCGTCCGGCGGCTGCAGGAAAAGACAGAGCAAGACGCAGCCCAGCGCGCATCTCCTGCAGCTCCTTTGGATGGGGCTGCTCCTGCCCAGCCCTCG CACGCAATTGCCTTCTGTTTGAAGGAGTCGGGGAACAAACCCCCTATG ATTCGATACCGAAAGGACCGTGCCATTGCCCGGCGGGCCCCCTGCTTTCCAAATGTGACCACCCTTCAGGACCTGGCCAGTGGGGCAGCACTGGCTGCCACCATCCACTGCTATTGTCCCCAACTGTTGAGGCTTGAGG AGGTGTGCCTCAAGGACCCCATGTCTGTGGCAGACAGCCTGTACAACCTCCAGCTGGTGCAAGACTTCTGTGCCTCCCATCTTCCTCGCGGCTGCCCCCTGTCGCTTGAGGACTTGTTGTATGTTCCACCACCCCTCAAG GTCAATCTGGTGGTGCTGTTAGCTGAGATGTATATGTGCTTTGAGGTTCTGAAGCCTGATTTTGTGCAGGCCAAAGACTTGCCTGATGGACATG CTGTCTCCCCCCGAGGTACTGAGACTTTATCATCTCAGAACAACAGTGGTAGCAG TTCTCCTGTGTTCAACTTCCGTCACCCGCTACTGTCACCTGGTGGCCCACAGTCCCCACTCCGAGGATCCACAG GCTCCCTGAAGTCATCTCCATCCATGTCTCACATGGAGGCTCTTGGCAAGGCCTGGAACCGCCAGCTGAG CCAGGTGCCTGTACAGACTCGCTCTTCTATCCTCCTGTCGGAGGGGACACCTCCTGAGGAGCCTACCACCAAGCCTGCCCTCATTGAGATCTCCCTAGCCAGCCTGGGAGAGCCTACTGCTGatgaggagggagatgggagcCCCGCTGGGGCTGAGGATTCCTTAGAAGAAGAGGCATCTTCTGAGGGAGAGCCCCGGTCTGGGCTTGGATTCTTTTATAAG GACGAAGACAAGCCTGAGGATGAGATGGCTCAAAAGCGAGCTAGCCTGCTTGAGCGACAGCAGAGGCGTGCAGAGGAGGCCCGGCGGCGCAAACAGTGGCAGGAGGCCGAGAAGGAACAGAAACGAGAGGAGGCGGCTAG GCTGGCTCAGGAGGAGGTCCCTGCCACCCCCATAGCCTCTACTGTCCCAGTGGCTACCCTGGCTCCTTCTACCAGAGCGGCAGCCCCAGCTGAGGAAGAGGTGGGCCCCCGGCGAGGGGACTTCACGAGGCTTGAGTATGAGCGCCGGGCACAACTGAAGCTGATGGATGACCTTGATAAGGTGCTACGGCCCCGGGCCTCAGGGACCGGGGGACCAGGGCGGGGCGGGCGCAGGGCGACCCGGCCACGCTCTGGTTGCTGTGATGACTCGGCCCTGGCACGAAGCCCAGCCCGCGGCCTGCTGG GCTCACGGCTCAGCAAGATCTATTCCCAATCCACTCTGTCCCTGTctactgtggccaatgaggcttCCAATAACCTTGGTGTGAAGAGGCCCACATCTCG AGCCCCTTCTCCATCAGGCCTAATGTCTCCAAGCCGCCTGCCTGGTAGTCGAGAGCGTGACTGGGAGAATGGAAGCAACGCTTCCTCCCCAGCGTCAGTGCCTGAGTACACAG GTCCCCGGCTGTACAAAGAGCCCAGCGCCAAGTCTAACAAGTTTATCATCCACAATGCCTTGTCACACTGCTGCCTGGCAGGCAAGGTGAACGAGCCCCAGAAGAACCGCATTCTGGAG GAAATTGAGAAGAGCAAGGCCAACCACTTCCTGATCCTCTTCCGGGACTCAAGCTGCCAGTTTCGGGCACTCTACACTCTgtctggggagacagaggagcTGTCGAGGCTGGCAGGCTATGGGCCTCGTACTGTCACTCCAGCCATGGTGGAAGGCATCTATAAGTATAACTCAGATCGCAAACGCTTCACCCAGATCCCTGCCAAGACCATGTCTATGAGTGTGGATGCCTTCACTATCCAGGGACACCTTTGGCAAAGCAAGAAGCCCACCACGCCCAAGAAGGGTGGCGGCACCCCCAAATAG
- the Camsap3 gene encoding calmodulin-regulated spectrin-associated protein 3 isoform X3 — MVEAAPAGSGPLRRTFLVPEIKSLDQYDFSRAKAAASLTWVLRAAFGGAEHVPPELWEPFYTDQYAQEHVKPPVTRLLLSAELYCRAWHQALPQLEPPPSPSALLALLARRGTVPSLPEHPVREADLRHQPILMGAHLAVIDALMVAFSFEWTKTLPGPLALSSLEHKLLFWVDTTVRRLQEKTEQDAAQRASPAAPLDGAAPAQPSHAIAFCLKESGNKPPMIRYRKDRAIARRAPCFPNVTTLQDLASGAALAATIHCYCPQLLRLEEVCLKDPMSVADSLYNLQLVQDFCASHLPRGCPLSLEDLLYVPPPLKVNLVVLLAEMYMCFEVLKPDFVQAKDLPDGHAVSPRGTETLSSQNNSGSSSPVFNFRHPLLSPGGPQSPLRGSTGSLKSSPSMSHMEALGKAWNRQLSRPLSQAVSFSTPFGLDSDVDVVMGDPVLLRSVSSDSLGPPRPVSSSSSRNPVQSTPESGDLPTIEEALQIIHSAEPRLLPDGAADGSFYLHSPEGLSKPQLASPYPPEGASKPSSDGLNKAPIYISHPETPTKPSPCPAGEVLKPPPPSEGSPKAVASSPAANNSEVKMTSFAERKKQLVKAEAESGMGSPTSTPPAPEALSSEMSELGARLEEKRRAIEAQKRRIEAIFAKHRQRLGKSAFLQVQPREAAGEAEEEAELGSVPGGERPAGEGQGEPSSRPKSVTFSPDLGPVPPEGLGDYNRAVSKLSAALSSLQRDMQRLTDQQQRLLAPPEAPGPAPPPAAWVIPGPTTGPKAASPSPARRAPAARRSPGPGPNPTPRSPKHTRPAELKLAPLTRVLTPPHDVDSLPHLRKFSPSQVPVQTRSSILLSEGTPPEEPTTKPALIEISLASLGEPTADEEGDGSPAGAEDSLEEEASSEGEPRSGLGFFYKDEDKPEDEMAQKRASLLERQQRRAEEARRRKQWQEAEKEQKREEAARLAQEEVPATPIASTVPVATLAPSTRAAAPAEEEVGPRRGDFTRLEYERRAQLKLMDDLDKVLRPRASGTGGPGRGGRRATRPRSGCCDDSALARSPARGLLGSRLSKIYSQSTLSLSTVANEASNNLGVKRPTSRAPSPSGLMSPSRLPGSRERDWENGSNASSPASVPEYTGPRLYKEPSAKSNKFIIHNALSHCCLAGKVNEPQKNRILEEIEKSKANHFLILFRDSSCQFRALYTLSGETEELSRLAGYGPRTVTPAMVEGIYKYNSDRKRFTQIPAKTMSMSVDAFTIQGHLWQSKKPTTPKKGGGTPK, encoded by the exons ATGGTGGAAGCGGCGCCCGCGGGGTCCGGGCCACTGCGGAGGACTTTCCTGGTCCCCGAGATCAAGTCATTGGACCAGTACGATTTCTCTCGGGCCAAGGCGGCGGCGAGCCTGACGTGGGTGCTGCGGGCCGCATTCGGGGGAGCAG AGCATGTGCCCCCGGAGCTGTGGGAACCGTTCTACACGGACCAGTATGCACAGGAGCACGTGAAGCCCCCGGTGACTCGTCTGCTGCTCTCTGCGGAGCTCTACTGCCGGGCCTGGCACCAGGCACTGCCACAGCTCGAGCCACCCCCCAGCCCCTCTGCGCTGCTGGCCTTGCTGGCAAGGAGGGGCACTGTGCCCTCCCTGCCTGAACACCCAGTGCGCGAGGCTGATCTCAGACATCAGCCAATACTCATG GGAGCCCACCTAGCTGTCATCGATGCCCTCATGGTTGCCTTCTCCTTTGAGTGGACAAAGACACTGCCTGGTCCCTTGGCTCTGAGCAGCTTGGAGCACAAACTCCTTTTCTGGGTAGACACA ACCGTCCGGCGGCTGCAGGAAAAGACAGAGCAAGACGCAGCCCAGCGCGCATCTCCTGCAGCTCCTTTGGATGGGGCTGCTCCTGCCCAGCCCTCG CACGCAATTGCCTTCTGTTTGAAGGAGTCGGGGAACAAACCCCCTATG ATTCGATACCGAAAGGACCGTGCCATTGCCCGGCGGGCCCCCTGCTTTCCAAATGTGACCACCCTTCAGGACCTGGCCAGTGGGGCAGCACTGGCTGCCACCATCCACTGCTATTGTCCCCAACTGTTGAGGCTTGAGG AGGTGTGCCTCAAGGACCCCATGTCTGTGGCAGACAGCCTGTACAACCTCCAGCTGGTGCAAGACTTCTGTGCCTCCCATCTTCCTCGCGGCTGCCCCCTGTCGCTTGAGGACTTGTTGTATGTTCCACCACCCCTCAAG GTCAATCTGGTGGTGCTGTTAGCTGAGATGTATATGTGCTTTGAGGTTCTGAAGCCTGATTTTGTGCAGGCCAAAGACTTGCCTGATGGACATG CTGTCTCCCCCCGAGGTACTGAGACTTTATCATCTCAGAACAACAGTGGTAGCAG TTCTCCTGTGTTCAACTTCCGTCACCCGCTACTGTCACCTGGTGGCCCACAGTCCCCACTCCGAGGATCCACAG GCTCCCTGAAGTCATCTCCATCCATGTCTCACATGGAGGCTCTTGGCAAGGCCTGGAACCGCCAGCTGAG CCGTCCCCTCTCCCAGGCTGTGTCGTTCAGCACTCCCTTTGGCCTGGACAGCGATGTTGACGTGGTCATGGGAGATCCTGTCCTGCTCCGCTCCGTCAGTTCAGACAGCCTGGGCCCCCCACGTCCTGTGTCGTCGTCGTCATCCCGGAACCCTGTTCAGTCAACTCCAGAGTCTGGAGATCTACCCACAATTGAAGAGGCCCTGCAGATCATCCACAGTGCTGAGCCTCGGCTGCTCCCGGATGGGGCTGCTGATGGCAGCTTCTACCTCCATTCTCCTGAGGGTCTCTCCAAACCACAGTTggcctctccctaccctcctgaAGGAGCCTCAAAGCCATCATCTGATGGGCTCAATAAAGCACCCATCTATATATCCCACCCTGAGACCCCCACAAAACCATCTCCCTGCCCAGCAGGGGAGGTGTTGAAACCACCACCCCCATCTGAGGGGTCCCCAAAAGCTGTGGCTTCATCCCCAGCAGCCAACAACTCAGAAGTGAAAATGACCAGTTTTGCTGAACGCAAAAAGCAGCTGGTGAAAGCTGAGGCCGAATCAGGAATGGGGTCTCCAACCTCTACTCCCCCAGCACCTgaggccttgagctcagagatgaGCGAGCTGGGAGCCCGACTGGAAGAGAAGCGCCGAGCCATAGAGGCTCAGAAACGACGCATTGAGGCCATCTTTGCCAAGCACAGGCAGAGACTGGGCAAGAGTGCTTTCCTGCAGGTGCAACCTCGGGAGGCTGCAggggaggctgaggaggaggcTGAGCTGGGCTCGGTTCCTGGTGGGGAACGACCAGCAGGTGAGGGCCAGGGTGAGCCATCCTCACGCCCTAAGTCAGTCACCTTCTCTCCAGATCTGGGCCCGGTGCCCCCAGAGGGACTGGGGGATTACAATCGAGCAGTCAGTAAGCTGAGTGCCGCTTTGAGCTCTTTGCAACGGGACATGCAGAGGCTCACAGACCAGCAACAGCGGCTTCTGGCCCCTCCAGAGGCCCCTGGACCTGCCCCACCACCTGCAGCCTGGGTCATCCCTGGACCCACCACTGGGCCTAAAGCGGCATCCCCTAGCCCTGCCCGTCGTGCCCCAGCTGCCAGGCGCAGCCCAGGGCCAGGCCCCAACCCAACACCCCGTAGTCCAAAACACACAAGGCCGGCAGAGCTGAAGCTTGCACCCCTAACAAGGGTGCTCACACCACCCCATGATGTAGACAGCCTCCCTCACCTACGCAAGTTCTCGCCCAGCCAGGTGCCTGTACAGACTCGCTCTTCTATCCTCCTGTCGGAGGGGACACCTCCTGAGGAGCCTACCACCAAGCCTGCCCTCATTGAGATCTCCCTAGCCAGCCTGGGAGAGCCTACTGCTGatgaggagggagatgggagcCCCGCTGGGGCTGAGGATTCCTTAGAAGAAGAGGCATCTTCTGAGGGAGAGCCCCGGTCTGGGCTTGGATTCTTTTATAAG GACGAAGACAAGCCTGAGGATGAGATGGCTCAAAAGCGAGCTAGCCTGCTTGAGCGACAGCAGAGGCGTGCAGAGGAGGCCCGGCGGCGCAAACAGTGGCAGGAGGCCGAGAAGGAACAGAAACGAGAGGAGGCGGCTAG GCTGGCTCAGGAGGAGGTCCCTGCCACCCCCATAGCCTCTACTGTCCCAGTGGCTACCCTGGCTCCTTCTACCAGAGCGGCAGCCCCAGCTGAGGAAGAGGTGGGCCCCCGGCGAGGGGACTTCACGAGGCTTGAGTATGAGCGCCGGGCACAACTGAAGCTGATGGATGACCTTGATAAGGTGCTACGGCCCCGGGCCTCAGGGACCGGGGGACCAGGGCGGGGCGGGCGCAGGGCGACCCGGCCACGCTCTGGTTGCTGTGATGACTCGGCCCTGGCACGAAGCCCAGCCCGCGGCCTGCTGG GCTCACGGCTCAGCAAGATCTATTCCCAATCCACTCTGTCCCTGTctactgtggccaatgaggcttCCAATAACCTTGGTGTGAAGAGGCCCACATCTCG AGCCCCTTCTCCATCAGGCCTAATGTCTCCAAGCCGCCTGCCTGGTAGTCGAGAGCGTGACTGGGAGAATGGAAGCAACGCTTCCTCCCCAGCGTCAGTGCCTGAGTACACAG GTCCCCGGCTGTACAAAGAGCCCAGCGCCAAGTCTAACAAGTTTATCATCCACAATGCCTTGTCACACTGCTGCCTGGCAGGCAAGGTGAACGAGCCCCAGAAGAACCGCATTCTGGAG GAAATTGAGAAGAGCAAGGCCAACCACTTCCTGATCCTCTTCCGGGACTCAAGCTGCCAGTTTCGGGCACTCTACACTCTgtctggggagacagaggagcTGTCGAGGCTGGCAGGCTATGGGCCTCGTACTGTCACTCCAGCCATGGTGGAAGGCATCTATAAGTATAACTCAGATCGCAAACGCTTCACCCAGATCCCTGCCAAGACCATGTCTATGAGTGTGGATGCCTTCACTATCCAGGGACACCTTTGGCAAAGCAAGAAGCCCACCACGCCCAAGAAGGGTGGCGGCACCCCCAAATAG